GCATTTCGAACAGGAACCTTAGAGTGCACACCTAGCTTACCTTTATTATCCTTATGCATCTTTATTGCTTCTTCACGTAAAGTTGACATTATATGCTCTCCTTTTTAACCTTGTAAGTTTTTTCTTAAATATAGGAAGCGTTTGCATTTTAAACAGAAAATCCTTAAGTCTAAATTCTTGTATGCCCATATTTTAGTTAGCTTGAGAGGAGATTGATAGATTATGAAACTATTGGTGTAATTATGTAATTAAAAAAAGCAGATAGTTGTAAACGCATACCTGAAACCCTGTCACTTTACAAAATTTGTTTTTCTGTTATCTTAGTATAAGTGGATATTTACCTAGGTAAATATCTTTCAGATTCAACAATACTTACCTAAGTAAATAATTTGAGGTGAAAGAAGTGGATAACACAAATAAACTTTTTCATTTGTTGTATCAAAAAACAAGACATATGACAAAAGAGATTAATGAATACTTACAAAAGCATGACCTTTACAGCTCACAATGGTCTATTCTTTATTGCCTAAAAACAAACGGTCCTATGACCCAAAGTGATATATGGCGTTATTTAAACGTTGAAGCACCTACTGTAACAAGAACACTTGTTAAGCTTGAAGAAGGCGGCTGGATAAATCGTACTTCTGGAAATGACAAACGTGAACGACTTGTTTCTCTTACAGAAAAAGCGCTTGAATCATTTCCTGCTGTTGAAGAAGATGTAAAAAGGTTTGAAGGAGAAATGACCTTAAGTCTTACAGACCATGAACAAGATCAGTTATTTATCTTATTAAAGAAACTCGGAAAAACAGAATAAAGTAAGGAGGAATAAGCCTATGAATCATCAAGAAAAACAGCCGATTTGGACACAAGGCTTTATTAGTATCTTTTTAAGTAATTTTTTCATATTTGTTGCATTTTATGGTCTGCTTACATCTTTGCCAATCTATGTGGTTGATGAACTCGGACGCTCAAGCGTTGACGCCGGTTTAATTATTACAATATTTATGTTATCTGCGATTATTGTACGGCCTTTTTCAGGGAAGCTGATTCAAGATTTCGGGAAGAAAAAAACATTGATGATCAGCATGATTCTATTTACAGTTTTTTCTTTCATGTATCTATGGGTTGAAAATTATGCCCTTTTATTAGTATTACGATTCGTTCATGGCATCTGGTTCAGCATTGCTTCTACAGCAACTGGTGCAATTGCTGCAGATATTGTACCCCTAAAAAGACGTGGTGAAGGACTTGGATATTTTGCCATGTCAATGAACCTTGCCGTTGTTTGTGGTCCGTTCATTTCACTTACTCTATTACAATATGTATCTTTTTCAATTCTTTTTCTTGTACTAGCTTCATTAATTACCATCGGTGTGTTATTTACGGCATTTAGTAAAATGACAGAAGTGAAGAAATCATCACCAGTTGAAAAGAAACGCCTACAATTCAGCGATTTAATTGATCAAAAGGCCCTTCCAATTGCACTTGTAGGAAGCTTAGTTGCATTTACGTATTCAAGTGTTCTTTCGTTTATATCGATGTATGCTAAAGATTTGGATTTGATAGAAGCCGCAAGTTACTTTTTCCTTGTATTTGCCGTAGCGATGATTATCGCAAGACCATTCAGCGGTCGTTTGTATGATACGAAGGGGCCAAATGTTGTTATATACCCTGCTTTAGTTTTATTTATGATCGGTTTATTATTATTAAGCATTGCACATAATGCCTTTATGTTGCTTTTTGCAGGGGCATTTGTTGGCTTAGGTTACGGCACTGTTGTTCCTTGCTTTCAAACGCTGGCTGTTCAAGCAACGGATCACCACCGCAGCAGTCACGCAACAGCAACATTTTTCACTCTTTTCGATACCGGAATTGCAACAGGTTCTTTCGTTTTAGGAATCGTGGTTGCTCAATTAGGCTATGAAACATTGTATCTTTTAACTGGCTTGTTTTTAATACTCGTTATTTTCATGTATAAGTTGGTTCAAAGTAGAAAGAAAGCCATTTCCACTGCTCTAGAGTGGAAGGAATCGAGCTTATAATTGTGGTTTCAGCTGTTCACTTTTTGAGGTGAACAGCTTTTTTCTATTTAAAATTGTGAGGTTCTTGCAGATTTCCCTTATATTTTTGCAACTCATCGTTGTTATTTTGCAACTTCTGCTAATAAAGTTGTAGCATCGTAAAGTTATCTATTAATAAACCCCACGAACATTCGGATGAATGCTATTTTGATAAAACTCAGAAAGCTTCTTCAGCTCAGCCTCACTAAATGAAGGCACTTCTGTTGCTTGTAAATTATCTTCAACTTGCTTCACTGTTTTAAAACCAGGGATAACGGTTGTGATTTCTTCATGATCAAGAATCCAGCGAAGTGCTGCTCTTGCCATATTGCCACGGCCTTCTGAAATCCATTCCAGCTGTTGACTTAGCTCAACACCTTTAGAGAATTCTACACCGGCAAACGTTTCACCAACATTGAAGTGTTCGCCGTCTTTATTGAAATTGCGGTGATCATCTTCTTCAAATTTAGCTCCATTTGTGAATTTACCCGTTAATAAGCCACTTGCTAAAGGTACACGAGCTAATAAGCCTACACCTTTTTCCTTTGCTTGTGGAAGCAGTTCAGGGATGGCTTTTTGACGGAAAATATTAAAAATAACTTGTAGTGCCTTCACATTTGCTTGATCTAAACAAAATAATCCTTCTTCTACAGTCTCAACACTCACACCGTAGTGACGGATTTTCCCTTGTTGTTGAAGCTTATCTAATACTTCAAAAACCAGTCCACTTTTTAAGATTTCAAAAGGAGCACAATGAATTTGGTAAAGATCAATCGTGTCACGTTGAAGACGCTTTAAGCTCGCCTCACAGTATTCAGTAACAGCTTTTTCTGAATATGTTTCAGGATCAAAAATATCACCCGCACGGCAGAACTTTGTCGCAATATGTATT
This genomic stretch from Metabacillus sp. B2-18 harbors:
- a CDS encoding MarR family winged helix-turn-helix transcriptional regulator gives rise to the protein MTKEINEYLQKHDLYSSQWSILYCLKTNGPMTQSDIWRYLNVEAPTVTRTLVKLEEGGWINRTSGNDKRERLVSLTEKALESFPAVEEDVKRFEGEMTLSLTDHEQDQLFILLKKLGKTE
- a CDS encoding MFS transporter, with the protein product MNHQEKQPIWTQGFISIFLSNFFIFVAFYGLLTSLPIYVVDELGRSSVDAGLIITIFMLSAIIVRPFSGKLIQDFGKKKTLMISMILFTVFSFMYLWVENYALLLVLRFVHGIWFSIASTATGAIAADIVPLKRRGEGLGYFAMSMNLAVVCGPFISLTLLQYVSFSILFLVLASLITIGVLFTAFSKMTEVKKSSPVEKKRLQFSDLIDQKALPIALVGSLVAFTYSSVLSFISMYAKDLDLIEAASYFFLVFAVAMIIARPFSGRLYDTKGPNVVIYPALVLFMIGLLLLSIAHNAFMLLFAGAFVGLGYGTVVPCFQTLAVQATDHHRSSHATATFFTLFDTGIATGSFVLGIVVAQLGYETLYLLTGLFLILVIFMYKLVQSRKKAISTALEWKESSL
- a CDS encoding aldo/keto reductase; this encodes MKYRQLGDTDLKISELSFGTWAIGGSWGKSDDQEALRGLERAMDAGVNFFDTADVYGDGHSEELLAKATKGKEDKIHIATKFCRAGDIFDPETYSEKAVTEYCEASLKRLQRDTIDLYQIHCAPFEILKSGLVFEVLDKLQQQGKIRHYGVSVETVEEGLFCLDQANVKALQVIFNIFRQKAIPELLPQAKEKGVGLLARVPLASGLLTGKFTNGAKFEEDDHRNFNKDGEHFNVGETFAGVEFSKGVELSQQLEWISEGRGNMARAALRWILDHEEITTVIPGFKTVKQVEDNLQATEVPSFSEAELKKLSEFYQNSIHPNVRGVY